One window of Triticum dicoccoides isolate Atlit2015 ecotype Zavitan chromosome 5A, WEW_v2.0, whole genome shotgun sequence genomic DNA carries:
- the LOC119302793 gene encoding protein ROLLING AND ERECT LEAF 2-like encodes MGCGQSKLEEEKAVRHCRERSELLALAIRHRYTLADAHRAYADSLGRVGVALHDFVRGVQTLPPPPPEPTLHLPPGNRKGDGLPAASPANNPAIASSSNGQAPPPAAKQVRINPDDEHIHFHSDGDSDSEDGHIKFHSDDEADPGQRRPEIVRSAGDPGQRPPPQQMGPPPYGSSAYGPPPSYGAPPGYGYGGYPPPPDYGGMGGPGGYDPGYGGMGGAGGNVPGYSSMGPPPPSSGGYDPPGYGGIGGYGQSFFNMNYARSQPPPPSVSHQHRPEATDATVQTFFNISYARGQPPPPSVSFEQRPEASDATVQTFFSTSYARGQPPPPSAAYEQRPQASDARVHYYGDGGAQPPPRGYNGYASPPQSSYNQYAYGGYYGGAAAPPPADMPSSSREEAVPPPPPSPPSVSTWDFLNPFETYGSYYDQPTAAPAPYTPSRSSKDVREEEGIPDLEDEDMEVVKEAYGDDKHPLNGHTGKGKAAKEEGRSSTGDELPRDSKSSVPSSSGSSLDDVHVVEKSVVGEQARQHVAGLPPTGSEKTYVHDNEVVLEIKAQFERASSSAGEVSKMLEVGKMPYYQKGSGFKVSAMMFCGIPTMEEEFLRFEEDKAMGCGNLSSTLQKLYMWERKLLQEVKAEEEERLKYDRKRQDLQMLDEKGAETEKIIATEKEIRKLSTRISIAIQVVNTISGKISKLRDDELWPQTCELIQGLMRMWDVMLECHQIQLHAISQAKNIDSMIDGARFGEDHMDLIKHLELQLLDWTTCFAGWVNAQKNYVTTLNDWLRKGVEYVPEETDDGVPPFSPGRLGAPPIFVICNSWAAGVARISEKDVVKAMQAFASNVLHLWEKHRSQQRQGMMANKGMDRGLRVMEKDEQAMRKALEAKNKKLVLVSDQTGVSLSAQVLHGAGPQAENSSLQSSLRNIFEAMETFTAASSNTYKELNLRAEEEKARVAGESGSSVP; translated from the exons ATGGGGTGCGGCCAGTCCAAGCTGGAGGAGGAGAAGGCGGTGAGGCACTGCAGGGAGCGCTCCGAGCTGCTGGCGCTCGCCATCCGCCACCGCTACACGCTCGCCGACGCGCACCGCGCCTACGCCGACTCGCTCGGCAGGGTCGGCGTCGCGCTGCACGACTTCGTCCGCGGCGTCCAGACGCTgcccccgccgccgcccgagcccacgCTCCACCTGCCCCCCGGCAACCGCAAGGGGGACGGcctgcccgccgcctcgcccgccaATAACCCCGCAATCGCCTCCTCCTCCAACGGCcaggcgccgccgcccgccgccaagcAGGTCCGCATCAACCCCGACGACGAGCACATCCATTTCCACTCCGACGGGGACTCCGATTCTGAGGATGGCCACATCAAGTTCCACTCCGACGACGAGGCCGACCCGGGCCAGCGCCGGCCCGAGATCGTTCGCTCCGCCGGGGACCCGGGCCAGAGGCCGCCGCCGCAGCAGATGGGGCCGCCGCCGTATGGCTCCTCCGCGTACGGCCCGCCGCCGTCGTATGGTGCTCCTCCGGGGTACGGGTATGGTGGATACCCCCCTCCACCTGACTACGGCGGCATGGGAGGGCCCGGCGGCTATGACCCGGGCTATGGTGGCATGGGGGGCGCCGGAGGCAATGTACCGGGATACAGCAGCATGGGACCACCGCCACCTAGCAGTGGTGGATATGACCCACCTGGCTACGGCGGCATTGGTGGCTATGGACAGAGCTTCTTCAACATGAACTATGCCCGCAGCCAGCCCCCACCGCCGTCCGTTTCACACCAGCACCGCCCAGAGGCCACCGACGCCACCGTCCAGACCTTCTTCAACATCAGCTATGCGCGCGGCCAGCCCCCGCCGCCGTCCGTATCTTTTGAGCAACGGCCGGAGGCCAGCGATGCTACGGTTCAGACCTTCTTCAGTACCAGCTATGCGCGGGGACAGCCCCCTCCGCCGTCCGCAGCATACGAGCAACGCCCTCAGGCCAGTGATGCCAGAGTCCACTATTATGGTGACGGCGGCGCGCAGCCACCCCCGCGCGGGTACAATGGGTATGCCTCCCCGCCGCAGAGTTCCTATAACCAGTATGCCTATGGTGGTTACTACGGCGGTGCTGCTGCTCCACCTCCGGCAGATATGCCATCCTCCTCCCGCGAGGAAGCCGTGCCACCACCGCCTCCATCTCCGCCGAGTGTGTCTACTTGGGATTTCTTGAACCCATTTGAGACCTATGGGAGCTACTATGACCAGCCAACTGCTGCTCCAGCGCCATACACTCCCAGCAGGAGTTCCAAAGATGTGCGCGAGGAGGAGGGCATCCCCGATTTGGAGGATGAGGACATGGAGGTAGTCAAGGAAGCTTATGGCGATGACAAGCACCCGTTGAATGGGCACACTGggaaagggaaggcggcaaaggaggaAGGTCGGAGCAGTACTGGGGATGAACTGCCCCGTGACTCCAAGTCGTCGGTGCCAAGTAGTAGTGGGAGCAGCTTGGATGATGTTCATGTAGTGGAGAAGAGTGTTGTCGGAGAACAGGCACGTCAACATGTTGCTGGCCTGCCGCCCACAGGTTCAGAGAAGACGTATGTTCATGACAATGAGGTGGTGCTCGAGATCAAGGCTCAGTTCGAGCGTGCCTCCAGTTCAGCCGGCGAGGTGTCCAAGATGCTTGAGGTTGGCAAGATGCCTTACTACCAGAAAGGTTCTGGTTTCAAAG TATCTGCGATGATGTTTTGTGGGATTCCGACAATGGAGGAGGAGTTCCTGCGGTTTGAAGAGGACAAGGCGATGGGATGTGGCAACCTTTCCTCGACGCTGCAAAAACTATACATGTGGGAAAGGAAGCTTCTTCAGGAAGTTAAG GCTGAAGAGGAGGAAAGGCTTAAGTACGACAGGAAACGCCAGGACCTGCAAATGTTAGATGAAAAAGGTGCAGAAACTGAAAAGATCATAGCCACTGAGAAGGAAATAAGGAAGTTATCAACAAGGATAAGCATAGCTATTCAGGTTGTGAACACTATCTCAGGCAAGATCAGTAAGCTAAGGGATGATGAGTTATGGCCACAAACATGTGAGCTCATTCAAGG GCTGATGCGGATGTGGGACGTTATGTTAGAATGCCATCAGATCCAGCTGCATGCCATATCCCAAGCTAAAAACATAGACTCCATGATAGATGGTGCAAGGTTTGGTGAAGATCACATGGACTTGATCAAGCATCTAGAGCTTCAGCTATTGGACTGGACTACCTGTTTTGCCGGATGGGTTAACGCTCAAAAGAACTATGTTACTACGTTAAATGACTGGCTGCGGAAAGGAGTTGAGTATGTGCCCGAGGAAACGGATGACGGTGTCCCTCCATTTTCTCCTGGCCGGTTAGGTGCACCGCCCATCTTTGTGATATGTAATAGCTGGGCAGCCGGTGTGGCGAGGATATCCGAGAAGGACGTCGTCAAGGCAATGCAAGCCTTTGCGTCCAACGTTCTCCACCTCTGGGAGAAGCACAGGTCACAGCAAAGGCAGGGTATGATGGCTAACAAAGGTATGGACAGGGGCCTGAGAGTGATGGAAAAGGATGAGCAGGCAATGCGCAAGGCTCTGGAAGCAAAGAACAAGAAGCTTGTCCTGGTTTCTGATCAGACAGGCGTGTCCTTGTCCGCGCAGGTGTTGCATGGCGCAGGCCCCCAAGCCGAAAATAGCAGTCTGCAGTCGAGCCTGAGGAATATTTTTGAAGCGATGGAGACCTTCACTGCTGCTTCCTCGAATACTTATAAGGAGCTCAACCTTCGCGCTGAGGAGGAGAAAGCTCGAGTCGCCGGAGAGAGTGGCAGTAGTGTTCCGTAG